Part of the Alteribacter lacisalsi genome, ACGGCAGCCGCTTTGATTTTACCCGCCCGGGAGCAAAAGCCGAAGGAATTCTTACTGAAAAAAAGATCAGTCCTGCCGGAATTGGAGAAGCGAAAATCACGTTTCACCGGAGATTCATAGAGGACTGGATCGAAAAGAAAAAACTGACGATGCAGCCGGAAAAACTGTGGGCAATCAGAGAAGAATGTATACAGGCCCTGTCAGTCAGGTGAAGAAGGTGACAACGTGCTCGAGGCACTGTTAATCGTACACGGCCATCCTTGTAGTGAACGTCCACAAGGTGCCCGTGCTGGGTGATTTCCCGATTCTCGTATTCTGGTTCCTGCCGACCATTATTGGTCCACCGATGATCTATGCTGTGGGGAAAAATATCGTCCGAAAGGAAAAGCCAAGCAGGCGGCCGTATCTTGAAGGAGGTAAAAGCCAGTGAAATTGGAAACTTGTGAAACGTGCAGACATAGTTTTTCCTGGAAACAAATCTCTCATTCCCTCTGGTCAAGAAATTGGAAAGTAACAATGATCACCTGCAGGAAATGCAGAGCTGTCCATAGACTCAGAGAAGAGTCAAAATTTATAGCCCTTTTGCCTGGTGCAATTGTAATGATTGGAGCTACATGGCTCATTGTGGCGGAGGCGTCACTCTTTGCTTTTATACTTCTTATTGCTGGAAGTATGGCCAGTTCTCTGGTGCTGCCTTACTTTGCCAGCTACGAGAAAGTAGACCGGGCACCTTTTATCGAATAAAGGGACGAATGCACAATTTTTATGAAATTAAAATGGTAAGTGTATGAAACTCGGTATTCTTTAAGTCTGGCAACATATGCAATCAAATACTGGAGGTAATCTGCAATCGATTCTTCAGCAGCACGTTTCTGCCTGGAAAAAAGGAGCACTTAATCTATGACTTTTCCCGAACTTGAAACAAACCGGCTTCGGCTGGTGAAAGTAGATGAGGAACATGTAACGCCTTACTTCGCGATCATGAAAAGACCGGATGTGATGAAGTACTACGGTATGGACCCGCTCGAATCGAGCGAGCAGGCGGCCGCAATCATTGCTTCGTTCGAAAAAACGTTTGAAAATGGCAGAGGTATCCGCTGGGGCATCATTGATAAAGAAGACGGTGCATTTGCCGGCACGATCGGTCTCAATGCTTTGAACAAGTCCGGTAAGCGGACGGAAATAGGTTATGAGCTCCATCCGGATTTTCATACCCGCGGAATCATGTCCGAGGCTCTTGAACGGGTGCTGACGTACATATTTGAGGAACTCGAGCTTTACCGGACAGGAGCTGTTACTTTTCCTGAAAACAAGGCGGCTCGGGCTGTGGGAAGGACAGGAGTACGAGACACCGTATCATCCCTCTCTCAAACATGTTGCGTTCAGAACGAGCTATGAGAATATGAAACAGTCGGTTCAATGGCTCGAAGAACGAGGAGCCACACCAGTTCCCTTTGGCAGCCGCGCGTCGGTCGATCCCTTTATCCGCCCGTGGCAGGGGAACGGATCTGTGTACTTTGAGGATCCGGACGGAAACAGTCTGGAATTGATGTGCTTTGTGGATGTGCCTGCCCATCTGAAAGGTATGAAGGAGAAGCTATCGTTCGAGGAATATGAGTCTCAGGCAGGTATTCACAGTGAAAATTAAGACAGAAGGAGTATCGGAACTCGTATTGGAAGTAAAAGAGCTGGAGCAGTCTGTATCGTTCTGGTCCGGGACCCTTGGCTTTCCGGTCATGGAGAGGTGGGGAATTTCGGGGGATCATTTTGATCCGGACGGGGAAGGAGAAGGAGCGGTATGGCTTTATGCGGGCGGAAACGCCCGTCTCGGGCTTTGGCTGCCGAGAGTGTTCAGCGACAGGGGGCTCGAGGAAAAAGACAGACCTGTGAGTGAGTGGGATGGTCTGTACGATGAAGGCGGCGTTCACGTACATTTTGCCCTTCTCATCAGCTCTGAAAACTTCGACAGCGCATTGGAGGTGCTGAAGAAAAATGGCATTCCGGTGAGAGCAGTCCAGGAGAAAGTGGCTGGTTCTATGCGGAAGCGGCTTTACTTTAAGGATCCCGACGGGCATATAGCTGAGCTGTATACACGGCGGTTTTCCCATCCTGACAATTAAGGATTGTTCGGAATTTTTCCGGTCAACTCAGCAAGATCACTCACCATTTCGGGTACCCACTCTTTGGCTATCGGCATTGCATCGATCCCGTAGCGGAGGGTCCAGTCGAGCATGCGCGTAGTCCAGAGGACCCCGCCGAGAGTGATCTGCCAGTCAAGGTCCACGAAAAGTGAGCCCTCCAGCCTGGAGGTAAAAGCTTTCAGAACAGCTTCACGATCAACGTTCGCTCCTTCAGCGCAAAGGAGAAGGCAATACAGATCCCCCAGGTCAGGGCTCAAATAAGCGGACGCCCAGTCCACCGGGATGACGTCTTTGCCTTGAATAATCAGGTTTTTTGGATAGTAATCGCTGTGACAGAGCGTCACGGGATAGTCTCTGTAAAGCTTTTCAAGATGAACCGGTATTACTTTTAGCCCTTCGGAGAGAACCTCTTTCTGCTGCTCATTCAGAAAGGGGTGCCTGCTTATGGAGCTAAGTGTCTGTAAGGTGTCCTCGGGAGTCACTGTATAGGAAGACTCGTTCAAAAGTGTACCAAGTCGTTTGGCAGCTTCTTTACGTATCTCAGCAAGCTGGCGGGCTGCCTGCAGGTACCCGTTTTCAGACGGGACCTGTTCAAGGGTCTCTCCTTTAAGGTCTTCCATCATGATGACGCCGGAGCCTCCGTGCTTTACAGAATGATAAATCCGGGGCTGCGGGATGTCGAGGGGACTTACGAGATCAAGGTAAACTGCTCCTTCACGGGCAGGGTGGCCGGTTCCGATTTTTGCGATGGCCGTTTTTCCATCTTCAAATGTTACTCTCCACACCTCGGAATAGGTCCACTTTCTGAGCAGATCCCAGCCTGCGGGAGCTCCAACCCTATTCACCTCGCGCTCATATTTTCTCCATGATTCAGGTATGCTGCTCATACGGTCTCATCCCTTTCACAATCAAAAAATGGGGGCGTGTCATGAGTTTTACATAGCCTTCCGGATTTTTGGCACGAAAGCTTTCCGCTGGCTGCGGTTCAATGATGCCGGTCAGGGTGAAAACGGCCAGTGTGTCATTCAGAATGGTCTGCATCGGACGCCGGTAAAAGGGGACCGAAACCGGGCCATAGGCAGTTTTCCACTCGTCCACGATCAGTTCTTCACTGAAGTAGTCGCCGCTTTTTGAAAGGCGGACATCCATGGAGGGATGATGAACGGAAAACAGCAAGGTGCCTCCCGGTTTCAGCACGCGGGAAAATTCCCGGAAAACCGGCTTCCAATCCGATATGTAGTGAAGCACCAGGGAACTGATCACGTAGTCAAAGGACGAGTCATCAAAAGGCATCGGGCCGGATAAATCCAATTCATGCACCTCAGCCCGTCCGCCGTTTCTTCTTCTGGCGGCGGCTGCCATCTGCGGACTCAAGTCTGCGGCCGTAACAGCTGCGCCGCGGTTAAGGAGCTGTTCTGTGTACCATCCGGCGGCGCACCCTGCATCGAGCACATGCTTGCCGCAAAGGTCATCCGGCAGCTGCGCCATCATCGCCGGTCGTTCGTAATCGGTGTTGTATGTATTCGCGGTGTCCACGTGATGCTCGTATAGGCGAGCCAGCTGATCGTAGGTTTTCCTGACGCGTTCGTTCACTTTGCCCAACTCCTCCATCATTTAATCAGCGGCTCATTTTCATTGGAGAAAGAAATCAGATACGGGTATAGGGAAATAAAAAGAACCATAAGAGCCGCCATCAGGCTCACAAAAGTCCAGTCCGGCAGGTCCGGGAACATATTGCGGACGATTGGTATGGGAATGATAATGGCGCCGAGACAAAGAGCCCCTTTTATTCTGGATTTTCTCGTTACATACTGCGTTCCTTCACAGTGGAGACAGGTAACGCCATCATTCATGCTGCCAAGCGAGCGCCTCATCGTCTGTCTCCACGTCCACCTTTGCCCGCAGTTACGGCATTCCGGCATAAGATCTCCTCCTCGATTTAAAACTCATTTTTCATTTTAGCACAGAAAAAAGCCGCGTCCCGGGTGGATCGCGGTTCCAAACTAAAGCTGAATTGAAACGATTGGCCGGCCGCTTTCGAGCCTGGAGCGGATGCCGTCCACAAATGTCTGCTGCTTCTCAGTGAGATTTTGCATGTCCCATTTTTTATGCACAACTGCGTAAAGTTCACAGTCCCGGAACTGAAGCATGCTGGGAAGATCCTTGAACAGTTGCGGCGGCATGGATGCGTACTCGGTGTATCCTTTCATAAAACGGCCGAGAAAGCGTCGGGCTTTTTCCGCGCGGATCGTTTCGTCTTTTATATGAAGCATCGAATAGTAAAGAGGTATAGCAATATCAGCCGTGAGGAAGTGATAGGCCGCATCATCAAAATCAAAGATTTGAATGGCATTCCCGTCATAGTAGAAGTTGCCTGAGTGCAGGTCCGTATGTATGAGCTGATAGCGATCCCGTGTTTTCGGAATCTGTTTAAGGGAATCGATCGTTCTGCGGATCTGCCAGACAATTTGTTTATCTTCATGCGGCAGGTAGGGAGCGAACTGTGTTTCAAAGGATTCGACCAGGTCTGCGCGCTTTCGAATATGGGAAGGGGGCTTGTACTGCCTGGTGAGCACATGCATCTGTGCAGTCGCACGTCCCCACGCAGTCACAAGGCGGCTGTCTTCGAGCTGTTTTTTGATTTTTACAGGCTCGCCCTTTGCTTTTTCAAACAGAGTGACATAAAAGGTGCTGTCTTTTACGGCGACGGATTCAATCATTCGGCCGGAAACGGCGGGAAGGACCGGACATACTGGCGCTCCTTTACGGCTGAGGAACATCAGCCAGTCCAGTTCACTCGCGATTTCCTCGTGTTCCCGGTGACTTGAGTGGGTAAATCGGAGAAACACCTGCTGGCCGCTGCGGGTCCCTGCATAAACATAATTTTCAAAATCACCGACTTTCTGAATCTCCGAGACTCCAAACTTCCTGACGCCTTCCGTCAACACCTCATCAGTAAACAGCTGGTCAATGTTTATCTCCATTTGGCAGGCCCCCTATTGCTGCATTTTCTGCTACGTCTAAATCGTCCAATACTGATCCAGCCTCGCCTTATCATACGTTAAGTTTATCACAGGAGTTTGAAAATTTGGTATATTGAACGTAAAGATTTTTTACTGAGTTAAACTGTTAAAGAGTCAATTGGATATTTTATGCATTTTCAGCGGGAAGCTAATAGGTTTTACGTGCTGGAGGAAGGGGAGATCACCGATCGGTTCAAGAATGATGCATCTGATTATTGCAGATCTGATCTCGGATCAGCTTGGCGGTATCGACGAAACGTCTTTTTATCTCGGTGGCATCGCACCTGATGCAGCAGTGCGGAAAGATCGTTCGCACTTTTTTGAAGGAAATGAGGCCAATTACACAAGGGTCGTTGCGTATGAAAAGTTCCTGAAAAAGTACAATGAGCTCCGCCTTCATCCTTACATACTTGGCTGCTATACACACCTGATTGCTGATCAGGTCTGGCTGACCGGGTTTTATCTGCCATGGCTGAGAAACCTGATGAAGACCAATCCTGATATTCATAAAAGCTATCACCGTGATTTTCATCTGCTCAACGGCAGGCTGGTCGAGCATTACGGAAATGGTTCGGTATTAATGAGAAAATTAGAGAATAACTGTCCTCTGATGGATCTGGAAGAGGTAACAGCAGAGGAAGTTAAAGCGTTTATTCCCTATGTGAAAGGGGACCTGGATTATGAGCAAAAGACACTTGATGAACCTCTGGAAGTCTTCACTTTTGAGCAAATCACAGGATATGTGGAAACCTGCGTGGATCGTGGTGTACAGGCGATCAGGCAGCTGAAATGAAGTGTTTAACGAAACCAGAACAGTCCTTTCTTTAAGGAAAGGGCATCGGCTAAATAAAGCGACTGCTCGGGAAGTACTGTTTTTAAGGTACTTTTTTTTTCTGGTAAAATGAGGGTAATGAACGAGAAAGGGGAGTCACATGAGAAAGATTGCGATTATTGGCTCAGGAGGAGCTGGGAAGTCCACATTTGCCCGGACTCTCGGAGAAAAAATAAACATAGATGTTCACCATCTGGATACGCTGTTCTGGAAGCCCGGCTGGGTCGGTGTGCCGAAAGAGAAACAGCGTGAAGTACAGAACGAACTGGTTCAGGAGGACGAGTGGATCATCGATGGTAACTACAGCAGTACGATGGACATCCGCCTGCAGGCTGCCGACACGGTCATTTTCCTTGATCTGCCCCGCACGACCTGTGCCTTGCGGGTGCTCAAGCGCAGTGTTCTTTACCGGAAGCGGCCACGGCCGGACATGGCGGATGGCTGCGTGGAGCGGGTGTCCCCGCATTTCCTGAAATGGGTGTGGCAGTACCCCCGGACAAGACGCCCTCGGATTCTGGAAAAATTGGAAACGCTGAAAAGTAATAAGCAGATTATTGTTTTGAGCTCGCCGAAGGAAATTCGGGAATTTCTTGATCAGGTGATGGCTGCTGAAAAAGAAACAGCAATTTCTGCCGGAAAATGAACCATCTGTTCTTCCTGGCTGTATAAGAAGTAAGTACAACAGCAGGGAGGGGTTTAATGATGACAGGGTTTATGGTTTCAATGATCGTGGCAGGGGTGATGATCGCCGTCATTCTCGCCATAGCCATTCCGATGGACCGCAAGTATATTGTTCGAGAAAACAGGCGCATCAACTACAGGAAAACAACGATATTTCTGAGGTGGAATTATTTTGATACGCTGACGGTTGTCCTTGCCGTGTATAGCGTAATCTGCGTGCAGATCCTGAACTTCCTGATCTCAGGCGGATACACAGTTGAGAACAACTACGTTCAGTTTTTTACTAACCAGTCCCAGGCGTGGACACTGGTCACAATGATTTATTTTGTTATGAGATTGACAAACACGTATAAAAGTATTCGGGCCCATTACGGTGAGGCGCATGCAGAGTGAGCACCTTAGAGGTCTTGCCAAACGCTTTCAGGAGGGGGATGACGAAGCGTTCGAACGCCTTTACGAGCAGCTTCATCCCCCGCTATACACGTTTTTGTTCCGCTTTACCCGGAACGAACAGATGAGTATGGACCTTGTCCAGGATACGTTTCTGAAGTTTTATAAGAGCAGGTCCGCTTATCGGTCGGAAAAAGCCGGGGTTAAAACATACCTGTTCCGCATCGGCTACACGCTCATGCTGAACCGAATAAATAGGCGGAAAAAGTGGCGCCAGCTGCTGCCGTTTCTCGTGCCGGATCCGGTGATGACCGTTTCTTCGGACGATCGGATCACAATCCGGGAGGCGCTGCTGACTCTTCCGGAAACGCAGCGTGCCGCAGTAATTCTACATTACTATCATGACCTTAAATTCAGGGAAATTGCAGAGATTCTCGGACTGCCGGAGGGAACGGTCAAGTCGCGGGTTTTTACCGGAATCAAAAAGCTGAGAGAGGAACTGGAGGGAGAAACAAATGAAAAACGAGCACAGCGAGCGGAAATTTAAAGAGGACGAAGCTTTCGTGCGCAGTCAAATGAATTACGATCAGGTGGATGTGCCCGCCATTCCGCTTGAGCGGTCTCGCATGTCCAGGTTTTTCCGTTATCTTGGGTCTCCGGCTCGCAACCCTTTTGAGCGTTTCGAGGCAGTAGATGGCGGTGGAGCAGTCCGAATCGTCCTCCTCCCGGCTGCAGCAGGTGTCGCTTTGATGCTTGTTCAGGCAGGTGTGTATCTGTTTTTTTAATAGAGAGTTGACAGCGCTGTGCCAGAGGTGTATAACTAGTATTAATTTAATGACGCTAAAGCTGTGACAGGAATAAGTAGTGGAGATCTCCCTGTTTAAGAGAGCCGGTGGCCGCTGTGAACCGGTACAAAGATTTTTCGCGAATTACCTCCTCGAGCTCTGTCTGTGAACATTCTGAAGTAGCAGGCAGCGGACCGGAACCGTTACCGGATTGAGTGGAAGAGACCCGGCGTCTCTTTAACAAGGGTGGTACCGCGTTCAGCCACGTCCCTTTTTTGAGGGGCGTGGTTTTTTGTGTTTTCATCCTCTTCGGTTACGAGATTAGGGTGGTTCGGCCTGCACTCAAGGTGGCTCGCAACAAAGTGTCGATAATGATGAATGGAGGAACAGACAATGAGCACCTGGACAAAAAAGCTTACAACCGAACAGCAGAAAGAAACAGAAAGGCAGATGACGATGTATCTGGCAGGTGCCCACGAGGTGATTCCTGCAGCAGACCTGAAAGAAAAAGTTGCCAGGTCCGTAATTGAGGGAAAGCCGCTCAAGATCAAGCTCGGCCTCGACCCTTCGGCGCCGGACGTGCATCTCGGACATACGGTCGTGCTCAACAAAATGCGGGAATTTCAGGATAACGGTCATACGATTCAGCTGATTATCGGTGATTTTACGGGGAAGATTGGTGACCCAACCGGCAAGTCGGTTGCGCGTAAGCAGCTCACAGACGAAGAAGTGAAGGCGAATGCGAAAACCTACTTTGAACAGTTCGGCAAAGTGATCGATATGGACAAGGTGGAGCTGTACTACAACTCCAAGTGGCTCGCAGAGCTCAATTTCGAAGATGTGATCAATATGGCAGGAAAAATAACGGTGGCACGTCTTCTCGAGCGGGACGATTTCGAACAGCGGATGGCGGATCAGAAGCCGATCTCCCTTCACGAATTTTTCTACCCGCTTATGCAGGGATACGATTCGGTTGAACTGGAGAGCGATGTGGAACTCGGAGGCACAGACCAGCAGTTTAACATTCTGATGGGCCGGCATTTTCAGGAGAAATTCGGCAAGGAAAAGCAGGTGGCCATGCTCATGCCGCTTCTTGAAGGCCTGGACGGGGTCGAGAAGATGTCGAAGTCGAAGAATAACTACATCGGAATTGACGAATCTCCCGACGAAATGTTTGGAAAGGCGATGAGCATACCCGATGAACTGATGATCAAGTACTTTACACTTGTGACCGATCTCACGCCTGAAGCAGTTAGGGCGACTGGTGCCCTGCATCCAAGGGACGCAAAAATGGCCCTCGGCAGAGCCATTGTCACCTTGTACCATGATGCCGAAGCGGCTAAGCAGGCTGAGCAGCAGTTTATCTCCGTCTTCAGGGAGCGGAACGCTCCTGATGAAATCCCAAATGTGAAGTGGGACGGCCCGGCGGAAATTACGGTGACGGACCTGCTTGTGAGCCTCTCTTTTCTGCCGTCAAAAAGTGAAGCCCGGCGGATGGTGGCCAACCGCGGTGTGAAAATTGACGGCATCACTGTGGAGGATCCGCGTCTGCAGGTAATAGTCGCAGACGGAATGGTGGTGCAGGTCGGCAAAAGGAAGTTTGCCCGCCTTGAAATGTAAAGTGATCACGAAATGCTTGCGAAAGAATCTGGCTGTGCTGCCGGGTTCTTTCTGTTTTAAGAGAACGAAAAAAAGCCGAAACATTTGAAGGGACGGCTCTCTTAAAGCTTATGTTTGCTTTTTACCAGGCTTTAATATGGTGCGCTGAACAGGAACGCCGCCGATGTTGACGGTGCGTTCGGTGAAAAGGTACGACCGGCCGTTGATGATAAACGAACGATAGCCGTTTGTCTCGACAGTTTTCCCTTCGTGCTCAAGTCTTTCGTGGACTGCTGTCATGTGCTCGTCAAGATCTGGGTACAGTTCATCAAAATCAATGACGATATGATTTTTCCGGTAACCCATTAGATAATCAAACAGGAACAGTAACACGGCTGCGAATAGAAGAGCAGGCAGAATGATTTCCATGGTGAACGTCCTCCCTTGATGAACGGTCTGTTATTATCTACGGCCGAAATAAGGGGCAGGTTTCAATTTTCTATAGAATAGTAGTGCACCGCTTTGCCCTGATTCTGAGCATATTCGATTTCTGCTGCGGTGCTTTTGCCGATGTATCTGTCCACGTCAATCACATAAATCTCATCAGCAATGTCGATTTTACGGCGGTGAATCTTCTCGAACATCGCCTCCTGCTCCGGGGTTATTTCAATTCCCTCACTCTGTTCAAAGAAGCCGAGACTGATGACTGCGTGCCCTTCAAGTGTCAGTTTTTTCTCCATCTCCCGGAATGTGTTTTTAAATTTTGTGGATCCGCACAGTGTGATGACTTTCATCGTTAGGCCGCCTCCAGAATAAAGATATAGTCTAAATAAATTGTACCGTTTTCCATTGCAATCGTACATGAGTACTGCAAATTGATCTGGTGATTGGATTAATATGGAATTATTGCGTAATTTTCAGCGGGATTGCAAAAAAATAAAAAAAATTACATAATCCTGAGCATATTTGCATAGAATAAATAGTTATTGCGAAATTTTGCCCTGAAACCATAAATAAACCCCGCCGGCCATAGCAGGCCGTGCGGGGAAGCAGTAAAATCA contains:
- a CDS encoding TIGR04104 family putative zinc finger protein, which encodes MKLETCETCRHSFSWKQISHSLWSRNWKVTMITCRKCRAVHRLREESKFIALLPGAIVMIGATWLIVAEASLFAFILLIAGSMASSLVLPYFASYEKVDRAPFIE
- a CDS encoding GNAT family N-acetyltransferase, which produces MTFPELETNRLRLVKVDEEHVTPYFAIMKRPDVMKYYGMDPLESSEQAAAIIASFEKTFENGRGIRWGIIDKEDGAFAGTIGLNALNKSGKRTEIGYELHPDFHTRGIMSEALERVLTYIFEELELYRTGAVTFPENKAARAVGRTGVRDTVSSLSQTCCVQNEL
- a CDS encoding VOC family protein → MKQSVQWLEERGATPVPFGSRASVDPFIRPWQGNGSVYFEDPDGNSLELMCFVDVPAHLKGMKEKLSFEEYESQAGIHSEN
- a CDS encoding VOC family protein, with translation MKIKTEGVSELVLEVKELEQSVSFWSGTLGFPVMERWGISGDHFDPDGEGEGAVWLYAGGNARLGLWLPRVFSDRGLEEKDRPVSEWDGLYDEGGVHVHFALLISSENFDSALEVLKKNGIPVRAVQEKVAGSMRKRLYFKDPDGHIAELYTRRFSHPDN
- a CDS encoding phosphotransferase; the encoded protein is MSSIPESWRKYEREVNRVGAPAGWDLLRKWTYSEVWRVTFEDGKTAIAKIGTGHPAREGAVYLDLVSPLDIPQPRIYHSVKHGGSGVIMMEDLKGETLEQVPSENGYLQAARQLAEIRKEAAKRLGTLLNESSYTVTPEDTLQTLSSISRHPFLNEQQKEVLSEGLKVIPVHLEKLYRDYPVTLCHSDYYPKNLIIQGKDVIPVDWASAYLSPDLGDLYCLLLCAEGANVDREAVLKAFTSRLEGSLFVDLDWQITLGGVLWTTRMLDWTLRYGIDAMPIAKEWVPEMVSDLAELTGKIPNNP
- a CDS encoding class I SAM-dependent methyltransferase, whose product is MNERVRKTYDQLARLYEHHVDTANTYNTDYERPAMMAQLPDDLCGKHVLDAGCAAGWYTEQLLNRGAAVTAADLSPQMAAAARRRNGGRAEVHELDLSGPMPFDDSSFDYVISSLVLHYISDWKPVFREFSRVLKPGGTLLFSVHHPSMDVRLSKSGDYFSEELIVDEWKTAYGPVSVPFYRRPMQTILNDTLAVFTLTGIIEPQPAESFRAKNPEGYVKLMTRPHFLIVKGMRPYEQHT
- a CDS encoding TIGR04104 family putative zinc finger protein; its protein translation is MPECRNCGQRWTWRQTMRRSLGSMNDGVTCLHCEGTQYVTRKSRIKGALCLGAIIIPIPIVRNMFPDLPDWTFVSLMAALMVLFISLYPYLISFSNENEPLIK
- a CDS encoding phosphotransferase enzyme family protein → MEINIDQLFTDEVLTEGVRKFGVSEIQKVGDFENYVYAGTRSGQQVFLRFTHSSHREHEEIASELDWLMFLSRKGAPVCPVLPAVSGRMIESVAVKDSTFYVTLFEKAKGEPVKIKKQLEDSRLVTAWGRATAQMHVLTRQYKPPSHIRKRADLVESFETQFAPYLPHEDKQIVWQIRRTIDSLKQIPKTRDRYQLIHTDLHSGNFYYDGNAIQIFDFDDAAYHFLTADIAIPLYYSMLHIKDETIRAEKARRFLGRFMKGYTEYASMPPQLFKDLPSMLQFRDCELYAVVHKKWDMQNLTEKQQTFVDGIRSRLESGRPIVSIQL
- a CDS encoding hydrolase, with amino-acid sequence MMHLIIADLISDQLGGIDETSFYLGGIAPDAAVRKDRSHFFEGNEANYTRVVAYEKFLKKYNELRLHPYILGCYTHLIADQVWLTGFYLPWLRNLMKTNPDIHKSYHRDFHLLNGRLVEHYGNGSVLMRKLENNCPLMDLEEVTAEEVKAFIPYVKGDLDYEQKTLDEPLEVFTFEQITGYVETCVDRGVQAIRQLK
- a CDS encoding DNA topology modulation protein, with the protein product MRKIAIIGSGGAGKSTFARTLGEKINIDVHHLDTLFWKPGWVGVPKEKQREVQNELVQEDEWIIDGNYSSTMDIRLQAADTVIFLDLPRTTCALRVLKRSVLYRKRPRPDMADGCVERVSPHFLKWVWQYPRTRRPRILEKLETLKSNKQIIVLSSPKEIREFLDQVMAAEKETAISAGK
- a CDS encoding group-specific protein: MMTGFMVSMIVAGVMIAVILAIAIPMDRKYIVRENRRINYRKTTIFLRWNYFDTLTVVLAVYSVICVQILNFLISGGYTVENNYVQFFTNQSQAWTLVTMIYFVMRLTNTYKSIRAHYGEAHAE
- a CDS encoding RNA polymerase sigma factor; the encoded protein is MQSEHLRGLAKRFQEGDDEAFERLYEQLHPPLYTFLFRFTRNEQMSMDLVQDTFLKFYKSRSAYRSEKAGVKTYLFRIGYTLMLNRINRRKKWRQLLPFLVPDPVMTVSSDDRITIREALLTLPETQRAAVILHYYHDLKFREIAEILGLPEGTVKSRVFTGIKKLREELEGETNEKRAQRAEI
- the tyrS gene encoding tyrosine--tRNA ligase, producing the protein MEEQTMSTWTKKLTTEQQKETERQMTMYLAGAHEVIPAADLKEKVARSVIEGKPLKIKLGLDPSAPDVHLGHTVVLNKMREFQDNGHTIQLIIGDFTGKIGDPTGKSVARKQLTDEEVKANAKTYFEQFGKVIDMDKVELYYNSKWLAELNFEDVINMAGKITVARLLERDDFEQRMADQKPISLHEFFYPLMQGYDSVELESDVELGGTDQQFNILMGRHFQEKFGKEKQVAMLMPLLEGLDGVEKMSKSKNNYIGIDESPDEMFGKAMSIPDELMIKYFTLVTDLTPEAVRATGALHPRDAKMALGRAIVTLYHDAEAAKQAEQQFISVFRERNAPDEIPNVKWDGPAEITVTDLLVSLSFLPSKSEARRMVANRGVKIDGITVEDPRLQVIVADGMVVQVGKRKFARLEM
- a CDS encoding DUF4406 domain-containing protein, encoding MKVITLCGSTKFKNTFREMEKKLTLEGHAVISLGFFEQSEGIEITPEQEAMFEKIHRRKIDIADEIYVIDVDRYIGKSTAAEIEYAQNQGKAVHYYSIEN